The following coding sequences are from one Megamonas funiformis window:
- a CDS encoding malate dehydrogenase: MKISVIGAGNVGATCANVLALKNFATEVVLLDVKPGVSEGKAMDMMQTAQMMHIDTKIIGVTAPMDDASKADEAYKATENSDVVVITSGIPRKPGMSRTDLIGVNSKIVKGVMDQALKHSPEAVFIIVSNPVDTLTYLALKDSGLPRNRVIGMSGLLDGSRFEYYLAQAIGCPVRDINAMVIGAHGDLMVPLTRFASYKGRPVTELLSEEKLAEIEHATQVGGGTLTSLLGTSAWYAPGTTAATMAEAIAKDSGLTISSICYLDGEYGEHDVCAGVPAVLGKGGIKEITVLDLNEKEQAMFDASVGSARETNAKLAEALK, encoded by the coding sequence ATGAAAATTTCAGTTATCGGAGCAGGTAACGTAGGTGCTACTTGCGCTAACGTACTCGCACTCAAAAATTTTGCAACAGAAGTTGTACTTCTCGATGTTAAACCTGGCGTATCCGAAGGTAAAGCTATGGATATGATGCAGACTGCACAGATGATGCACATCGACACTAAAATCATCGGTGTAACTGCACCTATGGATGATGCTTCTAAAGCTGACGAAGCTTACAAAGCAACAGAAAACTCCGATGTTGTAGTTATTACTTCCGGTATTCCTCGTAAACCTGGTATGAGCCGTACAGACCTTATCGGTGTTAACTCCAAAATCGTTAAAGGTGTTATGGACCAGGCTTTAAAACATTCTCCAGAAGCAGTATTCATCATCGTTTCCAACCCTGTAGACACTCTTACTTACCTTGCACTTAAAGACAGTGGTCTTCCACGTAACCGTGTAATCGGTATGAGCGGTCTCTTAGATGGTAGCCGTTTTGAATACTATTTAGCTCAAGCTATTGGTTGCCCAGTTCGTGATATCAACGCTATGGTAATCGGTGCTCATGGTGACCTTATGGTTCCTCTTACTCGTTTTGCATCTTATAAAGGCAGACCTGTTACTGAACTCCTTTCTGAAGAAAAACTTGCTGAAATCGAACATGCTACTCAAGTAGGTGGCGGTACTTTAACAAGCTTACTCGGTACTTCCGCTTGGTACGCTCCTGGTACAACTGCTGCTACTATGGCAGAAGCAATCGCTAAAGACAGCGGTCTTACAATCTCCAGCATTTGCTACCTCGATGGCGAATATGGCGAACATGACGTTTGCGCTGGTGTTCCTGCTGTTCTTGGTAAAGGCGGTATCAAAGAAATTACTGTTCTTGACCTCAACGAAAAAGAACAAGCTATGTTCGACGCAAGTGTTGGCTCCGCACGTGAAACAAATGCTAAATTAGCTGAAGCTTTAAAATAA
- a CDS encoding GTP pyrophosphokinase, translating to MTHFNIYGKYEPTLNIILDNIISQIKTYNDMEVQKSGEKAYEHLIYRVKNKDSMLEKCTRKNLPQTTYSALHDIQDAIGIRIICRFIDDIYKNIDYLKSLPNLKIIKEKDYIKNVKPNGYRSYHLIVEITAPYEDILGNNPGKFFAEIQVRTIAMDSWASLEHQMKYKHDIKNPELIVKELKRCADELAACDVSMQTIRNLINAEN from the coding sequence ATGACCCACTTTAATATTTACGGAAAATATGAACCAACTCTCAATATAATTTTAGATAATATAATTTCACAGATAAAAACTTATAATGATATGGAAGTGCAAAAAAGTGGCGAAAAGGCCTATGAACACTTGATTTATCGTGTAAAAAATAAAGATAGCATGCTTGAAAAATGCACTCGCAAAAATCTACCGCAGACAACTTATTCTGCTCTACATGATATTCAAGATGCCATCGGTATTCGTATCATCTGTCGCTTTATTGATGATATCTACAAAAACATTGATTATTTAAAATCTCTTCCTAATTTAAAAATAATCAAAGAAAAAGATTATATAAAAAATGTAAAACCAAATGGTTATAGAAGTTATCATTTAATAGTTGAAATCACTGCTCCCTATGAAGATATTCTAGGCAATAACCCTGGTAAATTTTTTGCTGAAATTCAAGTTCGCACCATTGCTATGGATAGCTGGGCTAGTCTAGAACATCAAATGAAATATAAACATGACATCAAAAATCCAGAATTAATCGTAAAAGAATTAAAACGTTGCGCTGATGAATTAGCAGCTTGTGATG